TACTGCTTTGTCACTTCTTTGAAAATGATGGCTGGCACTGCAACACTAGATGATTGCAACCCCAAGTTGTACAGGGCatgcatcagaaaaaaagatacaacTTACCTGGACAGCACTAACGCAAGAAAGCTTATTTCTTAGCAACTACTTCTTTTCCAGTGGAGGGGTTCACAGGACTTACTGAGAACAAATAATTCCACTGAAGTAGTTGAATGTAAACATACATTTGTCACTCAAGTTCAAGAGAACAAATAAAGTCAAGTTAAAACTGGTGATGCAGCTGAGAAGCAAAAACTGTTTATAGGCAGTCAGAAGACAAAGCTGGTAGATGGCCACACACAACACCTACTGTGAAGGGAGGAGAGGATTCTTTTGTCCATATCCATCTCTTTTCAATATTAGAACATCCATCAGCTCACAGCTTAGGTCATCTTTAAAGGTGACAACAGCAAGGATCAACAAAAGCATCAGTAAAGCTAAGACTCACTGGACAGATACACAGAAAtccaaaaggaaggaaatgctgcagcagaaTCTCATCTATCAATACatacacaaacattttcaatGCACATCTACTTCATCTGCATGTCAAACTTGCTTTCTGCTGGACCCAGTTTGAGGGAGTCACAGAAGAGCAAGTTagattgttttaaaacaaaggaGACAGGCTTTGGCTACTAAAGCATTTATTACTAACATACAAAAATGAGTTACAAAACAATGGCTACATAAACACACACTCACAACAGCAGGCACCTGGGTACAAACAGCATGAATCTTCTTTTATactgcatattaaaaaaaattgtttataatTATTTGGTCAGTCACTGGAACAGTGTTCATGAAGCATCTAGATGATGCTTTTAGTCATAAGGtttagtttttcagtttttaggtagccctgcaaggagcaggagtCAAACTTGGTGACACTTATGGGTCCACTCCAGCTTGAAATGTTCTATAATTCTGTGGTCAAGTTATTATGTTATACAATACTTAAGTTTATACAGTTAATGTTAAAACTGTAACAGCATTTAACTCCAGCTGACTCATTCAGAAACCCCACTTTTAGCTTTGGCATTCTATACTTACAGAACTTTTGTCGTGAATTATGTAGCAATAGAATCTGAGATAGTCAGATGCACAATTATCAAACGTATGATATGAAGCAATCATAGCATTTAAGTGTAAATAGATAGACTGTAGaacttttaaatgcatttcataGTACGTAAGGCTTTCATATCATTCTGGGAGAAATTAAGCAGCAAATCAAAGCTATGGTGGATTTCATTTAGATTATTAATACCACTGAAACACAATGAGGGCTTGACAGACAAACAGGGTGTCTTGACAACTGTCAGCTGCCCATAATTAGGCACTTGAGTTTAGTTTGAATTTTTAAGGATGGCTTAACTACACAGGACAATACAGCCCACGTGTAAGTTTCCTGGCCTGTAGATTCCCCTATTCCTGTATTTATAGACTGTTCACcaaaaaatggtgaaaatggatttttttgaCAGCTACACTTAGTAAGGCCACTTATTTGGTCAGTCAGCAGAGTATATGCTTGCTACACAGTTTATTCAGTAGTGTGTTCAGGCTGTTTGTCTTTCTGGCTGGAACTTTCCTCCCCTTCACCTTTGCTTTCAGCATGCTGAATGCCAGGCAGTTGTAGGTAAAAGGGACCTACCAGCCAGTTGAGCGGTGTGTTGTTAACAAGATAATCCATCACATCATCCAGAGactccttcattttcttcagctgtccTTTGCTGGCTGCAATAAAGCTGTCTGATAATTCTTGGAAGGAGGATGCTGACCGAAAGCTCTGGTAGACATCACCTGCCATTGACCCAACACTGTAAACCTGATCCTGTACATTCTGTGGCAGCCCCTGTAGGCTTGAGACCAGTGTGAGGCAGGTGGTCTGAAGCTGCTGAGTGAGGCTTCGTGCAATAGCTAGAGTTCTTGACTCAATGTGCTAGAAAGAACAAGCGTAACAGCACATTAGTGTCTTGTTATGACTGTAGCAGCTTTATGTTGATCAAGATACTTAAAGAAGCAAAGGGGATGTAATAAAGCTATAGCAGATAATAAACCAGATTTTAAGTCTGAAGCATCAAAGATTTAGAAGCAACTTGATATTTCTTCAGCACTCAAGTAATCTTTGTGAAAAGAAACTGATAGCTTCTACCCAGTGACAGTCAAGCAGATTCTTGTTTCAACTCTGGATAACAAGTCACAGCAGGTAAGTACATTCTAATCAATGAACTATCCCTGAAAGCTATGTGCAGGATTCAGTGAGTCTGTGCCTAAAACTGCTGACATATCATTATTTCTGGTCTGGACACATCACATAAATGGTTTCTAGCTAATCTACATACAGATATCCCAACACAGGTTCACATGCCAAACAAGATGAACATTCTCAAGAGAGGAGAATGAACCCCAGAGGGTGTGCATGAAGCAGGTTCATTTAAAGAGTTCAGGTCTCCTACTTCTTGGAAGTCATCTGCCCTCAGCTTCAGCATCCAGCCTCAATGTTGCACACTTCAGGGACTGTTAGCTTGCCATGACCTTGATGGGATacaatacatttatttctagTGTACATTTACATCTATTTACCTCAGCAATACGCAGATCATCACCATCACTTTGggctgtatttttcttccattctaCCCAGGACTGATAAAGCTTTTCCTGAGCACCAAGAAGTTTCTTATTGGCACTATTCACGTTCTTTCTGGCATACTCGATCTGAAATACAGCCAAATAAGGAAGTAGAGCCAAGAGTCCAAACAGATGCTTTAGGGCTTCTCTGCCTTGACTGTTTTGTaactgtcttttaaaatacttcataaaatCAGTATAAATAATTTTGGGGAGTGTAAGAGTGTGTTTAGTCTCATCAAAGAATTGAAAACTGAAAGCAGTTTTAAGATGTTATGTAGTGTTCCCCTCTGCCTCAGCTATTTCCCGAGGAATTGAAAGTGTCTAGGCCATGACTCTATGTGCAGTTTGTCATGTACATAAAAGTATTTGCTGGGATAAGACTATGAAGTACCAGAAGCGCTCAGAGATAGAAACAGCTAGAGAGCAAGTCCcaaaagaatttgaaattttaCTAATAAAAAGGACTGTTGTGTTTCTAAATTGCATAACAATTCCTTCACTGAATGAATTATGTATCAAAACCAGCACtaaaaaacaggaataaaatcaaacaTGTTCACTTCTATTTCTGCAGTGCAATTACATGCAATTGTTCATTAGTTCACATCTTAGCCTGATTTAGAACTCTCCAAAATCTCTTAATGgcaaatttttttgtatttaatgtaaTACACATAATACATGTAATAatgtatttatgcatttaatCAGAGAGCcatccctgttttcctgtgactcttttggttgttttcttcaCTCTAAACCAAGGCCAACATATGTTTTTTTATGTATCAGGTGAAAGCTTAAACTTACCAGACTAACAGTGTAATTGAGCTGAGAGATTGTCTCCTGGCTTTTCTGTTTAGCATCTCTAACTTTGTTTAAGGCTTGTTGGTAGGCACGTGCACGGACTTTTGAAGACAAGGATCCTAGTCTAACATAGTAGCTTGGCTTTTGGACTCCAACTTCAAAGCCTTCAACGTTTGCAGCTTCTTTCTCTAGGTATGCAGAAAGGAAGCAAATTAATAGCTGGAGGTctactaaataataaatagtaaataataaataatactaAAGAGGTCTGAGACAATTTTATCTGCCTAGTAACAGCTGAATACAGGGCTTGTTGAGTAGTCCTTTAGCACCAATACGTAGGCTGATAGACCACCTTACAGAGAAATCCTTATTTTCACTCTGCTTCCTTGTGAAGATGCTGCTACTACAATCAGCAAGGCAAAAGCCCGTTTGGGAAGCATGTGCCCCCTTCCCCACTATGAGCAAACAATAAATAGATAATTGCTTGCTTCTCTCCAATATGATCATTCCAACAAAATCAAACCTTCAATTGGTCTTACCTAGTTCTGCTTCTGTAAGTGGAAGATACTGGTCCACAAGGGTCTCTGATTTTGTGAGAGCACTGTCCACACCGCTGCTCACCATTTGCACCACACGACTTCCCAGGACAGTGTTAATGCTGCCACTGACAACTGACTTGGTCATTTCTACGCTGTCTTGCACTGCTTCTTTAGTCTTGCCCACAACTCCAGTGATTGTGTGAGCAACAGTTTCCTTGGCACCAGTCACAGTGGTTGTTACAGCTTCTCTGGCTCCAACAACTACATCCTTGGCATTGGCAACAACCTGCCACAGGACATGCTTGTATTTACTAGAAGTATTAGCTAGTTGAGAGCTACATAATccaggaaataataaatttatgcTAAAGCTTGTACAACTATTGGTTATCTAGAAGAAAATTTGCCctgaaaaaatatgtacaagagaagaaagaacatGACTGCCACACAGCTTTCAGCTCAAAAAACTTCAGTGAATGTAATCTAGGTGCTTCACATAGAGCAAGAAAGAGGCAAAGactcacattttaaaagacaccCACCAGTAAACTGCACCTATAGAAAGATGTTGTCGTGGTGGGCAATTTcaaacaatggggaaaaaaaccaaacaactcaATGGTCTCTCAAAGGCAATGAACAGTCCTACAGATACATCTCTGATTCTCTCCTTGCTTCCAAGCTGTGCTTCAGGCACAGTGGTTTGAAACGTGTCTCCCTGGGGTTTTAGTGATAATAGAAAAGAAGGGTGTATGGTTCTTCTGTTCAACATACATAAATGGAAAGAACTTACCTTGTCGGTGGGTTGATTCAGTATAGGCAGTCTCTCTTCAATTTTGTCTAGACCTATACAAGCATAGCTGTTGGCAACTACAActataaaagaaattacaagagtttgttttaattactttttcccTGAGTAAAACAACTCAAACTGAAaacttgttttgaaaaagaacTCATGCATGCAATATCCCTGAAATAGTTTCCTCCTCTTTTCAATGAGGTTTGAGGCAGCGAAGCCAAAGAACAAGGCAGATTTacaatgtaagaaaaaaacttcttgcaggcaaagaaaattcatttgATAATTCACAAGCAACTTGtagaagcagctgaaataacTTGACCTTTGCCATTCTATAAAACCAGGCTTCTGGTTACAACAACCTTGTGACACAGCTTCTAAATTTAACTAGTTCTCAGtgtaagaaaatacagcagtagCATTTGAAACCAGGTGAAAAGTGAGGAAGGTATTGAGCAAGAGACTGCGTAATAACTTCACATATCAAAAGTCATCCATCAATTTAGTATTACGAAAGTTGGAATATGCTTTCACTCTGGATTATTAcgggtttttttaaagtcttaTCAATGTGTAATCAGTTATGCAACAAGTCAGGCAACAGCTTCAGTCAGCTACCCAAAACAGAATTCAAGACCAGCATGACCATGTTAAACCATAAGTGCATCTGGATATAAAAAACAATCAGTTGAACTAAAGTTATGAACAGCTTCATCTTTGCCTTACTTTGTGGTTCCAGTTTCTGAATGATAGGCATAGCACTTGTCATGGCTACTGATGTAATCGTCTTCACTCCTTTCTCTGCTATCTCACATACTGACTTCAGATAAGGATGATTGTCCTTTGTGGTGATGTAAGCTGTGGACACCATATCATAGGTGGAGCTCACCAAAGGAAGGTTGGCAACCCTTGATACAATGTTCTGTTTAAAAGAGAAAGGTGTTACTTGACTCCTATTTTTATGATCTAGACAAAGAAATTATGGGACTTACTCAGACATACCTGCTGTGGATCAACTGCTGCCAATGCCATTTTTTCACGTCTTGAATCTTGCACAGCCTGTGAAAGAAACATGTATGAGTTATGGCATCGTATCTGCTCATTCCAACCATCAAACTTTAAAACCAACAACCTTTCTGTGATCCACCCCATTTACTGGGACCAGGATGTTCACATTCATGCATACAGAAATCAGATTGTATTGTAACAATTTACAAATCCAAAACTTAATTTAGGTAATGCAAGTACAGCCATATGCACGACATAGGCTTTGAGGTACAGCAGTTCACTGATGAACAACCAGGAGATGGagtcacttatttttttctagaagaatTAAGACAGACTTATCTGTTGAGCCAGGACAAATAAAAGCCATCCTGGAAGTCACTAAAAATCTAGTTTATTATGTCCAAGTCAAACAAAGAATCCACCACCAATAACTTTAATCAGATTAGATCTTCTAGGGAGCCCACCTAAGGCTCACTCTGTTCTGCTTGCTAAGGAGTTAACATTCCTGTGACACTGAGAGCATTGGAACTCCctcctgcagaaaataaatctccttTATGCTAATTTAGACTAAATTATTACACACTCACCATTGAAATGAGTTGCAAACATTGGTCATTCAACAAATGTACAGTACTCAACATGCATTCCAACATGTATTCCCATGGAGAAAATTCTAACAGCTCTCCCCACAATAACCCTATAGAAGGGGCAGAGTATTGCAGTACCACGTAAGGAGAACGCACTGAAGCACACTGTCTTCCTATGCACACGTGCAGGCTGAACTACATCTTCAAGAAGCACCTTTTCCACTAATGATTTCACATAATGCTTAAGTTCCAGAAGAATCTGCATGAATGAAGGCAACAAAAACGTAAACTAGGAGTCCGTCCTCAAAAGGATTGTGGTTTACAAGGCCTTTTGCTAGGTTTGTCCAAGAGCCAACAGCAGTTTTCCATCTCATAAGTATGACACCAAAAAAGGAATGTGTTAATATTCCAcctgagggaaaataaaacttttcccCATTACATAATGGAGAACGAGGACAAAGGCATCCTGTTAACACTTTGCAGGCATATTTGCACGTATTAACATACACGTGCAATAAAGTAATGCCTGTAATGAGACTGTACATGAAACAAGCAAGACAAGTAACAGACAATGGTTACAGCAGTAACAAAGAAGCTTTCCCTAAatttaataagaatttaaatACCCTCAGGAACTTGTAACACACACATAGTATTACAAGTCAGATCACTTGGGAGTTCAGCTGGACTTCACTATGAACTGCAAACCGTACTACAGAACAAGGAAGATGATAACGGCACAGAATCTGGCCTCTTAGGGAAGAAGGGCCGTTACTTTAAGGATTATTCAATGTTCATAGTGTGTCTCATAAAATCCATCCACACAGGGCATGCATTTGAATTCTAGTCAATAAACTGTGAAGCTGTTCCTACTcctaaagaaaaggaagacaagTAGAATCTTGCACGGTTTCAGAAACCCTTTGAATAGGTTCAGCCCTAGCTGAAGTCGGATCCACTCCTCTGAAGCAGCTGAGTGAGACGCCTAGAATCCAAGTCGAAGCATATTTCAGAGACAGCAAGCGCTGGAGAGGAAAGCGCTCAGGCTACTTCACAAACTTCATCCCTACTCTCCCCTCTCGCTATGGGGAGAAGTGCAAGAAAGCAGCGCGGCGCAGCAGCCGCCCGCTCTGGCTCGCCGCGGTACCCAAAGCAGGAAGGCGCACTGCTTTCCCAAGTGCCTCCACGGGCCGCTTCCGGGATGGGGCATTCCAACGCCGCTCCCAGGGGCGGACGAGGCTCTCAGGACTTTCTAGTCCGGGCGAGCCTCGGCTAGCGCACCGAAGCGCGCCGGGCCGCGGTGGCAGCGGGGGCGGCCCGGCGGTCAGCACCGCGCACGGGGCCGCACCCCCGCCCGCTCCGCCGCCGCTTCCACCATATTGCGGAGTCAGCCCCGCGGGGCGGGCAGCAGCCCAGCGCCGCCGCGGCCGCCCAGAGCCGCGCCGGAGCACCGGGCCGGCCGAACTCACCCGGGAGGAGGAACCGGAGCCGCCGTCGACTGGAGCACGGGCAGGGTCGCGGGCACGGGCGCCGCCGCCGCTGAGTGGGGAGCGCCGGCCTCGCCCCGTTATTTATGGGGCGTCACCGCCGCCGCACGTCACCGccggcgcggggcggggccggaCACGTAGTGACCGCAGCGGCGGTCAGCGGGAGGGCACTGCCCTGTCCTGGAGCATCTCGCTGAAGGGAGCTGGTGTGCAACTGGTTCTACAGAAGGCCGGTTCACTGAAGCACAGAGCATGCGGAATTGTAATGGAATGAaaaggatcatcgagtccagcttCTGGCcttgcacagcaccatccccaaggGCCAccccatgtgcctgagagcactgtcgAAACGTTTCTTGATCTCTCTCTGTCAGACTGGGGCTGTGACCGCTGCCCTGGGGAGCGGGGTACTTCCCTGTTCCCGTGTCCAACCACCCTAGGGAAGAAGAACCGTTTTCTAATattcaacctaaacctcccctgacagcagagcagaataAATGGAGCAAACCagaatttttcacttctttgaGCAGACTTATTACAGCTCTGCTAGCATGCACACCAAACATTCGCGTGCACTTTGCTCTTTTCATTGTTGTCATCTGAGagttctctcttttcccagtcATGTGGCTTATCAAGTGTAAACCACTCTGTGCCCACGTCTACATGCCCTTTGTCAGGAGCATCTCTACTGGGAATTCTAGACTGTTACAGGGATTTATTTAGTAATAAGTAGCACCATTATTTGTAATACAGGAACACCCAAGACTTGCACAGCCCAGTGACACACTATGCCAGAATGCAGTAACTAGAGATAGTACCAAATCCTTGACAGTCCTTGGCTGGCTAAGAATGTAGACTGTGGTCATGTTTTGACAAATGGGTGTCCTTCGGTATTTTATAAACTTGTAAGGGCTTATCTGAAGTTTTGGAAATCTACAAACTTACCTCTTGAGAACGCTGGCTTTGTTGCAGGGGCAGGCAGACAGGgagaaggcagggagagggagggggagaggatgGCATTACATCTTGGATTGACCAAATTCCTCAAGTATCATAAAATAGAGTAGTGCTGTCAGGACTGATGAAAAGGAAGGCAGAACAGCATTGAGAAAAGCAGTAGTAACAGATAATACAAAAGCATGACACATCAGTCTTTGCTAAAAGAGTAGGGAAATAATAGTATACCCTACACTTCTCTCCCATGAGGCAAGGGCAGATATTTAAGGTCACATAATGCATCTAATGAAAGAAGTTTCATTCTTTCAAGAAGTAACTCACAGTGATACATCTACACATTCATTCATCCAAGTccatttaattaacatttttggaATATAAGTCCACCTACATATccttaactgaaaaaaaaaaaataaaattgaagttATGAGTTAATTGATCAGACAGTAAACCTATCTATCCTTTGGTGCATCTCTTTTAAACTCATTATAATGCCCTTCATGATACAGAACACCTCAGGTTTCAGCATCCTATCTCTGTAACACAGCTCTGACAGAGATAGCAGCAGCAGATAACATGGCTCCTTCAGCTTTTCTCACCATCTTAGTACAGCCAagtggaggagctgctggaacatCAACCCTGGACCCCAGCAGTGGTCAGGGCAGCCAAAGAGTCCCTCTGCTATGGCATcactggggcaggggctggctgcCCCAGGAAGCTGAAATGGCAGGATGCAGGATGCTCTAGGGAGGGCTGGGCACAGACAGTAAGCCCTGCCCATGCCAGTGAGACCCTGACCAACAGTTCCAGCTGGTGACAGGTACTT
This sequence is a window from Parus major isolate Abel chromosome Z, Parus_major1.1, whole genome shotgun sequence. Protein-coding genes within it:
- the PLIN2 gene encoding perilipin-2 isoform X1, with amino-acid sequence MALAAVDPQQNIVSRVANLPLVSSTYDMVSTAYITTKDNHPYLKSVCEIAEKGVKTITSVAMTSAMPIIQKLEPQIVVANSYACIGLDKIEERLPILNQPTDKVVANAKDVVVGAREAVTTTVTGAKETVAHTITGVVGKTKEAVQDSVEMTKSVVSGSINTVLGSRVVQMVSSGVDSALTKSETLVDQYLPLTEAELEKEAANVEGFEVGVQKPSYYVRLGSLSSKVRARAYQQALNKVRDAKQKSQETISQLNYTVSLIEYARKNVNSANKKLLGAQEKLYQSWVEWKKNTAQSDGDDLRIAEHIESRTLAIARSLTQQLQTTCLTLVSSLQGLPQNVQDQVYSVGSMAGDVYQSFRSASSFQELSDSFIAASKGQLKKMKESLDDVMDYLVNNTPLNWLVGPFYLQLPGIQHAESKGEGEESSSQKDKQPEHTTE
- the PLIN2 gene encoding perilipin-2 isoform X2, with the translated sequence MALAAVDPQQNIVSRVANLPLVSSTYDMVSTAYITTKDNHPYLKSVCEIAEKGVKTITSVAMTSAMPIIQKLEPQIVVANSYACIGLDKIEERLPILNQPTDKVVANAKDVVVGAREAVTTTVTGAKETVAHTITGVVGKTKEAVQDSVEMTKSVVSGSINTVLGSRVVQMVSSGVDSALTKSETLVDQYLPLTEAELEKEAANVEGFEVGVQKPSYYVRLGSLSSKVRARAYQQALNKVRDAKQKSQETISQLNYTVSLIEYARKNVNSANKKLLGAQEKLYQSWVEWKKNTAQSDGDDLRIAEHIESRTLAIARSLTQQLQTTCLTLVSSLQGLPQNVQDQVYSVGSMAGDVYQSFRSASSFQELSDSFIAASKGQLKKMKESLDDVMDYLVNNTPLNWLVPDFTITDLSSESDDVPDILDLDEEDQQDFSRTNGPYTAGQRAE